DNA from Drosophila busckii strain San Diego stock center, stock number 13000-0081.31 chromosome 2R, ASM1175060v1, whole genome shotgun sequence:
TGGCCACAGGAAACTGCAGAAAGtatttagtaaaaattaaaataaaatactgaaTTAACTTGCCTCATTGGCATGCTGCTCCATGTAGAGCAGCGTAAACTCGTCTGCTGATATGACATGAAATATGTGATCCTTGAGATTCATTGTTGCGCCTATATAGAAATCATTGGCGTTGTAGTATTGCGGTCTGGCAGAGCCAAACATTTGTTGTCCTGGCAGCGGCACACGAGCGCGCTTGAGAAACTCGCCGCCCAGGAAGCCCGAGTTTCGTCTGGCCACCTCATAGATCTGCAGCGTATCGTCCGCTAGATAATAACTGATGACAAAACTGCGCTCGCAGTTGTCCTTTATGACCGACATGAGCTTGGCGCCAAAGCGCAGAATGCAGCCATCGTACTTGACGAGCTTTTTAAAGTCCGCCTGTGGCGGCTTGGGCTCGACTGTTATGCAATTGCCTTCGGAGTCCTCATAGCTGCCCCAGCCGTTGTAGGGCGGCAAACGCCGTGCCGGATTCTGCGTATAAATGCGTTCATCACTGGTGcagggcagcggcagcggcgtgAAGTCTTGAATGCCAAACTGCAATAGGAACAGTATGAAAATGAAGTGAACTTAAGGCACATGGCGCTGCACCCACCTGTTCCCTGTAGAAATGCTGCGTAAACTGATCGCAGCTGATCAGCACCACCTCGCGTCCAAACACATTCAATGCTGCGCCTATCTTAAGATCCTCCACCGTATAGTACTGCACGGGCCGTTGTCCTGTATTCAAAGGATCCGCTACATAGCGCACATCGCGCATGCTCGTGCCCAGCACATTCAACAGGGTGACGGCTGTCTGTTGTCCCGGCAACGCCAGGCCCGTAAACTCTTTGGGCAACTTGCCGCGCTTGAGAAACGTATTGGGACCCTCGCGTCCTGAATTGCGTGGATATTTCTCCTTAATGTCAATAGTATCATCTGCCAAATAGTAGCAAATATCGAGACGACGCACATCACCGTACTCGGACGTATCGTTCCAGTAGCCCTGGAACTTGAGCACGCGACGATCAAATTCGAGAAATTGAGCAAATGCATGGCGCTTGGGCAGGGCGCTGGTGTCCGGACGAGCTGTTTGCTTAAGCGCGGAACGCTTGCGTATCTCAGTGGTGGGATCActgaaattaattcaaaatttaatttaaaacattctgaatttaattaaatataattagatACATTAAACTTAAAGCGTAGTATATAGTTAAGGTACTGCTGAATTATTAGAAGCAGCTAAACAGGaaagcagctttaaatattctaataaTATTCAGCTCCTACTTTTTCTAGCTTTACATTTATCCCAGTAACCAATCACCAGTGAAGTTACTAACAGATctctgttttgcttgctattttaagcaataacCTGGAATTTAAAGCCACAAATATCATCCAATTGATAACTACGACTGTCAGCTCAAGGCGCTTTTAATGTGTATGCCCgtctattttatttcaagttatttaaaaacatacaaagaatcattgctttgctatttaaataaatttatgtgctaaATAAGTTAGTGAAATATTCTGCCTACTCTAGTTGCTATCGCTTTTGGATTTGGGAACcggttaatttaaaatttaaaatttaaataataaacattagtgaaaataataaaaaactgctgtgcgattaaaaaataacttaataaaaaatgtatttaaataataaataaattatataaaatattataataaaatatttaacttactTGGGCTCCATTAAACCCACGGGCACTGCAATGCCCGCACGTGTGAGAAATTGTCGCGTGAATATATCACAATCACTTATGTGATAGACGCGATCAAAGATCTGCACTTCGTTGTCCACATTCAAATCGAAGATGCTTAGGAATTCACGCTCACTGGGCGGCGCCTTGGGTATGCGCTGTCGATGCACTAGACAGCCTTGGGGTATGCCCGAGTTTTCCACCTTGGGCTCTGTGATCTGCATGGTACCGTCTTCCAGATAGAAATAGATCTTAACCTTGCGCACCTGATAGGGCGCATGGTAAATCTCGGTCAACGGCTCCTTGAAGTAAGCACTGAAGCAGAGCACTTGCTTGTCGTAGGCCAGCCAAGGGGGCAGTTTGGTCGTCAGCTTAGGCGCCCAGAGCGAGGTTATCTGCGCCGGCACTGGCGGGCACTTTGGATCCACAATAATGCCATTGGGCTCCACTAGCTCCAGCTCTCGCCGGTCTGCTAGCATGTGTATGCCCTGATAATGCAATAGGGTCTGTCGGCGTGGATGATGTCGCTTGCTGTACTGCGGAAACATTCGGAGATTATATTTTCCATTATAAACAATTCCAATACTTACATCATAGAATTGTGCTCCTGGTAGCATCGGCATACCCGGCAAGCGCAGCATTTTAAAAagtacaatttgttttaaacgtaactaaattgtttattttgctagAGCTTGACTTTGATTCTATGTGGGTCTGTTGCAATGCCACGACATTTCCGCTGTTCAATAAATGGAACAAACAGCGCTATGGCAATGACTCGgctgccaaagcaacagcaacatgaacaTGAATAGCAGCAACTGGTAGCCGAGTCGGTATCCAAGGAGCTAAGCTCATCAACTAGCAGCTCTTTATTTACGCGCATAACGTGGTTGCTAAAAAtcgaaaacaaataaaatagttaagtATATGGACTCATGAATCTGAAAGAGCAACAATTCTGATTAGAGCATttcaaagtaaacaatttgtttattatttattgtttattcaatgcattttgcttgccacttcaaaatgtaaaataatacaaagcaGTAAAATCGGAATTAATTTGGCCAGCTACTACAGTCGGCTCTATGTCTTACAATTAGAGACCTCCTGAGGAGCACTATCTGCTTGAATggatgtttttatttaattatatgtattcttagattgtttttattttgataatttataaaaagcatgAAAATGAGTCATACAAAATCCTCAGCAAGTTCGTTTCATTTCCTTGATTTTCCTTAATGATCTACCAATTGTCTTTTTATTATACAGTAAAGCATATGAGAATTATTAtatactttgacattttttatattaaatagaaaagagtattatgaagttgtccaaatgtatgtaaaaaagatttttgtagTCAAGGTCGATACAATGATACAAACATTTTGTGAACGCCCCAAATGTTTCGCTTGAATTTCGAgtcgcataaatattattaatagctATGAAAACTCTGACGTGTACTttgccaacaacaagctgATAAGCTTGGTGggtatcaaaatttaaattcagtttattttaaagcttggTCTTGAAACGttcgttttattaatttaacatgaATATATTAAggtttttgttatattttgtgtttttgctgcaaaatatttaactgatCCGATTCTGAACGACTTCGTTGATGGCAACAACACATCTTGAAAAGATATTTAAACCAACAGAACTCTTACATCACCAAACTAAAAGCTCAGTTTAATGAGCAACAATTGGCCAAGGACACTTTATTACTTAATGTTGCTTATTTGCTCTTTCAAGTCGTCAACTATCTTATTCTTATCAATGACGATTTGAAAGAGCAAAAAAGCAACTTGAATAAGAATTTACAACTCGAAGAGAAGCTGATTATATATGGCACTGAACTGATCTTTTGGCAATGAAATTCAAACGATACGTGTACCAAGATTTGATGGCAAGGGATGGACTGTAATTCAATGTTGGATCGATGGCTCTGTAAGCTTTCATTGAGGATGGATTGACTACAAGTATGGTTTTGGTAAATTGGGATGTGAATTCTGGTTCAGATTAGAGaaactatactatactatactagTCTCTCTATACTATACTAGTAATTATACAAgctgctaaattatatttatttatattattcaatTGACTTTATAGGCACACTAAAACTGATGAGAGTTATTTTCAGTCAATCAAATGGAATTATTGACATTATCACATTGAAATTAGTGCGCATGATGATAAGACCCTAAAaagaagtaaataaaaatgtttctaaattaatttaaaaacttctTCTTTTTGGGTCTTATCATCATCGGCAAGAATTTTACATGCAtctgaaatatttaaacaataaataaacatttataagtTGTAAACTGAGTTTGATAAATAAGCtggcttttaataaatttttgctttataaaaagaaaatttgctCTTCAGCTTAAGGTTTTGGTTTGAGCGTCGAGACCCATTAATGCGTAGACGTGACTACATAAGTGGGCGGAAGAAGTAAACTTTACAAATTAGAAGCGAACTCTATTTATTTTCGACTTCCTTGTGCTTGTTATTTTGATAAAATTGCAACACTTCACTTCATTTATTCTATATGgcttttctatttattaatataacttTTTACACACAACTTGTGATGCAATCAGTTTGATCAGCTTCTGATAATTGGAAAGCGATGCATTTCATTGCGTTGTCTTTCATTATGAATTAGAGCGATTCTTTGTTTCACACCGCAGCTGAAGAAAAACTATGGTTTGTTTAAAGAAGTGAACCGGTCTAGACATGTTAATTACTAACGTATATCGAGCACGTGATCTCACCCGGGGTAGTTGTCTCTCAGAACCCGTGTCTATATAAAGCGCAGTGCAAGTATCACACAAACCTTTCAACGCTTCAGCTCGCGCAACTCTTGAGCGGCTACATGAATTTATGGTGAGTTGATTTGACCACAGCTGAGCTTACAGTGTACTTTAGAGCCAAATGCACTTACTTTGCTTGCAGTGTAGTTTTAATTGgcttgctgcagcttcaaGCGGTGCTTGGCTCAGCAGCAAACTTGACCGCTTGGCGTCAGCAGCGCAGGCAAAAGAGATTTTTAATATTCGAAAATGGCGGCATTGTAAAGGTAagtaaatgaataattaattaaatgcatgctTAACTTGTAGTTACAGGCTGTAACAGGCGTGTCCTTGCCCGTGGACTTTATGGAGATCAATGCTTGGCGTCAGCTGGTCTGGCTTATGAATTTTCATTATCAATTTGCGGAGCCCACCACGCCCATTTATTGGTGGAAGCTATGGAGCGGCCGTGAGCTCAAGGGACCGCTCAAGCTAAACAAGAAGCAAGTGCAGCCAGCGCCAGAAAGCTTTGTATTGGAGTCCGAGGTCGATGTGCCGCAGCTAATGCTCTATGAGTTTGCAGTGCAGTATATGAATCAACTGGGACAGCGAGGCAGCGACTGCTTGCAGCGCCTGATCTGCGAGAATGCGCAGGTGCATGAGCACAGTGGACTCtatgcgcagctgctgcacaggCTGCTTAGGTGGGTAGATCAGGCTACAAGTAAAGTTAATAGCACAAGCTAATTATTTTCCTTTGCAGTCCGCACAAGTCGCTGAGCACGCACTATTTAGACGCCTACGATATGGGCACACATGGCATAGATTGTCGTCATGCCTATCCAGCGGCGCAGCCTTGTTTCCTGGACAAGTATATACACGTCCATGTGCAAGGAGCTACGCAGAGTTATACCTAAGATTTACTTTAAGTTGTTCCCAATTTAAATGAGCGCCGGTTGCCAATAATTAGTGGGACACTTTAATAAGCAGACTTCAACAAGCCTAAGACACAACATTTACACAATGAATTAACACTTAACTAAACCATTTGCTAATCACaactacacacatatatgtataaatattttgttttggggccgcatatgtttattttttatcatcgtcgtcgtcatcgtcatcggaCACTTTCCACTCCACCTGATAATACTTTCTAGCATTGCCAGAGAGCCAATGGAATGCACAGTTAACTGTGCAAAAGTTACAGGTGAAGAGCTGCTTCGAAGAGCTGCCACGACTGCAAATAGAAAGAAGTGAgaatattaaaacaaagtgTGACTCCAATTTGCAGCTCTGAAACATTAAAAAGACTAAGTGAATCCAATACAACAcgcaaaaattgaaaaaatgtgAAAGTGCTAAAATCGatgttaatttgcttaaaaaggaactgtttgtataatttatgattttatgcacatttaactttaaatgccTTAAAgtttagaattatttttaaatagaacCAACacgagaagaagaagcagttTTGGCATTAGTTTTTGTTAAAGTAAAAGTGCGCCAAGTTAGCCACTGCGTAGATCCATTCTCTACTCTAATTTAGTTCTTCTGAGCCGGATCTACgctaattaaatactaaatgaTTGACTCACCGCTTGACCACCATCAAGTAGTAAGTTGTATACAGAGATCGCGAGCAGCTCTTTGTAGTGCATGTGGCTATGGGTCCATTGTTGACATGTGCACTCATGTACGGCTCGGGCAGCAGACGATGCAGTGTCTCATTCTCGTAGAGTGGCACTACGGCACGATTCAACGATTGCAGGGCATGCAGGCAATCATCATATAATGTTACTTGATTCTCTGCCGAGGGCACCTGGAAAACTTTGCGTGTGCCTACGGGTAGGAGCAAGCGTTTCTGCGTCTCCAGCTCACGCACCCAGAAGAGACCCTTTTTGGGTATCGAACTGCAAGcgtaagaaaaatatttgtatatattttaaaagcaaatgcttgaCAGTAACTGTTTAAAGAAAACTTAAATTGAGTGTAATGATAGTCTTATGTATGTAGTGTAAATGATCTATGAGacatttgatatatttattattagtaaatatttattaagtttatttcCGATCTACTCTTTCTATGATTTCTCGCAATTCAATAAgatcaatttcattttgcattgaatgaaaattatccgcaagcacaacaatttaCTGCAGCTGTAGCACTGCTTGAACAAACTGCTTGACTGTACTGCGTGAATTCAATGCTTGACTGAACTGCTTGATTATACTGCTTGGCTTAACTGCTTGACTTCAGCGTCAGCAAGGGCggaattgaaatcaatttcattatatatttgttaagaAGAAGAatgtttttagctttattataata
Protein-coding regions in this window:
- the LOC108594749 gene encoding EF-hand domain-containing family member C2; translation: MLRLPGMPMLPGAQFYDYSKRHHPRRQTLLHYQGIHMLADRRELELVEPNGIIVDPKCPPVPAQITSLWAPKLTTKLPPWLAYDKQVLCFSAYFKEPLTEIYHAPYQVRKVKIYFYLEDGTMQITEPKVENSGIPQGCLVHRQRIPKAPPSEREFLSIFDLNVDNEVQIFDRVYHISDCDIFTRQFLTRAGIAVPVGLMEPNDPTTEIRKRSALKQTARPDTSALPKRHAFAQFLEFDRRVLKFQGYWNDTSEYGDVRRLDICYYLADDTIDIKEKYPRNSGREGPNTFLKRGKLPKEFTGLALPGQQTAVTLLNVLGTSMRDVRYVADPLNTGQRPVQYYTVEDLKIGAALNVFGREVVLISCDQFTQHFYREQFGIQDFTPLPLPCTSDERIYTQNPARRLPPYNGWGSYEDSEGNCITVEPKPPQADFKKLVKYDGCILRFGAKLMSVIKDNCERSFVISYYLADDTLQIYEVARRNSGFLGGEFLKRARVPLPGQQMFGSARPQYYNANDFYIGATMNLKDHIFHVISADEFTLLYMEQHANEFPVANIRIIMQKIRDAVRPAYKQFVLRCKPDAKLGPGTVISYDTMRAALLGYLSKESLLNHEIVTVCRHFSAEQSLAPSCDRQQVRAAAQLELKRALWNNLPELTEHLSHINPSCRPYIAEAKVRATLRGCRLPFSLELVEDILQVLQRNAQGEIEVRDVLGFFNMSADQVPDIAPLNIAFELCPKLPFLHKGRLVDFNWFLDYLGLEEELVRANI
- the LOC108595174 gene encoding uncharacterized protein LOC108595174 translates to MNLCVVLIGLLQLQAVLGSAANLTAWRQQRRQKRFLIFENGGIVKAVTGVSLPVDFMEINAWRQLVWLMNFHYQFAEPTTPIYWWKLWSGRELKGPLKLNKKQVQPAPESFVLESEVDVPQLMLYEFAVQYMNQLGQRGSDCLQRLICENAQVHEHSGLYAQLLHRLLSPHKSLSTHYLDAYDMGTHGIDCRHAYPAAQPCFLDKYIHVHVQGATQSYT